In one Bacillus sp. PK3_68 genomic region, the following are encoded:
- a CDS encoding DUF1129 family protein has translation MNAKEMVNVNNERRRCLSEENEKYYSDMLVYIRTSRIAEKAGEELLLELLEHLIEAQTQGKTAEDVFGKHPKDYCERLITGLPKPGWKERISFYLYISFLGAAWLLITDGIMNILLRTMNIQTKTMTLLPVMISFIGIAAIVMFIVRGVKWTVYAKRPVMIAGLIGVCVTLLVVSLAFLSSVEWFGVSLSAPLSPFVTLAAAVISFLISFYFKKLDQQLSS, from the coding sequence ATGAATGCCAAGGAAATGGTGAATGTAAACAATGAAAGAAGACGATGTCTATCAGAGGAAAATGAGAAATACTATTCAGATATGTTAGTATATATCCGCACGAGCAGGATTGCTGAAAAAGCGGGAGAAGAATTGCTTTTGGAGCTTCTAGAGCATTTGATTGAAGCACAAACACAAGGGAAAACAGCAGAAGACGTATTCGGCAAGCACCCTAAAGATTATTGCGAACGTTTAATTACCGGATTGCCAAAGCCAGGATGGAAAGAAAGAATCAGTTTTTACTTGTATATATCTTTTTTAGGGGCGGCCTGGCTATTAATAACAGATGGAATAATGAACATTTTGTTGAGGACGATGAATATTCAAACGAAAACGATGACACTGCTCCCTGTTATGATAAGTTTTATAGGAATAGCTGCGATAGTCATGTTTATTGTAAGAGGGGTAAAATGGACCGTTTACGCAAAGCGCCCAGTTATGATAGCCGGATTAATTGGTGTCTGTGTCACTCTGCTTGTAGTCAGCCTGGCCTTCCTTAGTTCTGTAGAGTGGTTTGGGGTGTCATTATCTGCCCCTCTTTCTCCTTTCGTCACATTGGCAGCCGCTGTTATTTCTTTTCTGATCAGCTTTTATTTTAAAAAATTGGATCAACAACTGTCCAGCTGA
- a CDS encoding PadR family transcriptional regulator yields the protein MSTKSQLLKGVLEGCILALIDRQPTYGYELFALLQDQGLSMVSEGSIYPILLRLQKEGLITGEMRKSSQGPNRKYYYLTALGKENLKTIQKEWEAIKKPVEQLLDGGEKENECQGNGECKQ from the coding sequence TTGTCCACAAAAAGTCAGCTGTTAAAAGGGGTGTTGGAGGGCTGTATTTTAGCATTAATTGACCGTCAGCCAACATATGGTTATGAGCTTTTTGCCTTACTGCAAGATCAAGGACTATCCATGGTAAGTGAAGGATCTATTTATCCTATTTTGCTGAGACTTCAAAAAGAAGGGTTGATCACAGGAGAAATGCGAAAATCTTCCCAAGGGCCCAACAGAAAATATTATTATTTAACTGCTTTAGGCAAAGAGAACTTAAAAACGATTCAAAAAGAATGGGAAGCCATAAAAAAACCGGTTGAACAGCTTTTAGATGGAGGGGAAAAAGAAAATGAATGCCAAGGAAATGGTGAATGTAAACAATGA
- the ychF gene encoding redox-regulated ATPase YchF codes for MALTAGIVGLPNVGKSTLFNAITKAGAESANYPFCTIDPNVGIVEVPDERLNKLTEMVEPKKTVPTAFEFTDIAGIVKGASKGEGLGNKFLAHIREVDAICQVVRCFADDNITHVSGKVDPIDDIEVINLELILADLETVDKRLVRVAKLAKQKDKEAVAENDVLVKLKEALEANKPARTVELSEEQSRIAKQLHLLTAKPMLYVANVGEEDIVDPSDNEYVQRVREFAAEDNAEVIVVCAKIEEEIAELDEEEKAMFLQELGIEESGLDQLIRAAYSLLGLATYFTAGVQEVRAWTFRKGMKAPQCAGIIHSDFERGFIRAETVSYEDLMTAGSMTAAKEAGKVRLEGKEYIMQDGDVVHFRFNV; via the coding sequence ATGGCTTTAACAGCTGGAATTGTTGGTTTGCCGAATGTGGGAAAATCAACGTTATTTAATGCAATTACAAAAGCAGGCGCAGAATCTGCTAACTACCCTTTTTGTACCATTGATCCGAATGTAGGCATTGTAGAAGTGCCTGATGAGCGTTTAAATAAGTTAACTGAAATGGTAGAACCGAAGAAAACGGTTCCTACTGCTTTTGAATTTACAGACATTGCCGGCATCGTTAAAGGTGCGAGCAAGGGAGAAGGGCTTGGCAATAAGTTCCTCGCTCATATTCGTGAAGTAGATGCCATTTGCCAGGTAGTTCGCTGTTTTGCTGATGATAATATTACACACGTATCCGGAAAAGTTGATCCGATTGATGACATTGAAGTCATTAACCTGGAATTAATTTTAGCCGATTTGGAAACGGTTGATAAACGTCTTGTGCGCGTGGCCAAATTAGCCAAGCAAAAAGACAAAGAAGCCGTTGCGGAAAACGATGTTCTAGTCAAATTAAAGGAAGCGTTAGAAGCCAATAAACCGGCTCGCACAGTAGAACTTTCTGAAGAACAGAGCCGCATCGCCAAGCAGCTTCATTTATTGACAGCTAAGCCAATGTTATATGTAGCAAACGTTGGTGAAGAAGATATCGTTGATCCATCAGATAATGAATACGTTCAACGGGTTCGGGAATTTGCTGCAGAAGATAATGCAGAAGTCATTGTTGTCTGTGCAAAAATCGAAGAGGAAATCGCTGAGCTTGATGAGGAGGAAAAAGCGATGTTCCTGCAAGAACTTGGGATTGAAGAGTCTGGTTTAGATCAATTGATCCGCGCTGCCTACTCCTTACTTGGACTGGCTACGTACTTTACAGCTGGCGTTCAGGAAGTGCGCGCATGGACATTCCGTAAAGGAATGAAAGCCCCGCAATGTGCAGGCATTATCCATTCCGATTTCGAACGTGGATTCATCCGGGCTGAAACGGTTTCCTATGAGGATCTGATGACAGCCGGGTCTATGACAGCTGCTAAAGAAGCTGGAAAGGTTCGTCTGGAGGGCAAGGAATACATTATGCAGGATGGAGACGTTGTTCATTTTAGATTTAATGTATAA
- the rpsF gene encoding 30S ribosomal protein S6 yields MRKYEFMYIIRPNVDEDTKKAVVERFDGILTSNGAEIIDSKDWGKRRLAYEINDFREGFYQLVHANADAAAVQEFDRLAKISDDIIRHIVVREDDK; encoded by the coding sequence ATGAGAAAGTACGAATTTATGTACATTATCCGCCCAAACGTTGATGAAGATACGAAAAAAGCGGTTGTTGAGCGCTTTGACGGAATTTTAACTTCTAACGGTGCGGAAATCATCGATTCTAAAGATTGGGGTAAACGTCGTTTAGCATACGAAATCAACGATTTTCGTGAAGGCTTCTATCAATTAGTACATGCTAACGCCGATGCTGCAGCGGTTCAAGAATTTGACCGTTTAGCAAAAATCAGCGACGACATCATCCGCCATATCGTAGTACGCGAAGATGACAAATAA
- the ssb gene encoding single-stranded DNA-binding protein — MMNRVVLVGRLTKDPELRYTPNGAAVATFTLAVNRTFTNQQGERETDFINCVVWRRAAENVANFLKKGSLAGVDGRIQTRNYEGQDGKRVYVTEVLAESVQFLEPRSAASSERGNENNAYGGGQRNQDFPFGQQNQRNNNNNSNNNSGYTRMDEDPFANDGQPIDISDDDLPF, encoded by the coding sequence ATGATGAACCGAGTCGTTTTAGTAGGCCGTTTAACTAAAGATCCGGAACTTCGTTACACACCGAACGGAGCAGCTGTTGCTACCTTTACACTTGCCGTGAATCGTACGTTCACTAATCAGCAGGGCGAGCGTGAAACGGACTTCATCAATTGTGTCGTTTGGCGCCGGGCAGCAGAAAACGTAGCAAACTTTCTGAAAAAAGGAAGCTTAGCTGGCGTAGATGGCCGTATTCAAACACGTAATTATGAAGGACAAGATGGAAAGCGTGTGTACGTAACCGAGGTCTTAGCTGAAAGCGTACAATTTTTAGAACCACGCAGTGCTGCTTCAAGCGAGCGTGGCAATGAAAATAACGCATACGGCGGCGGACAAAGAAACCAGGACTTTCCGTTTGGACAACAGAATCAACGCAATAATAATAATAACAGTAACAACAATTCAGGTTATACAAGAATGGATGAAGACCCATTTGCAAATGACGGTCAGCCGATCGATATTTCAGATGATGACTTGCCATTCTAA
- a CDS encoding methyl-accepting chemotaxis protein: protein MRSIKAKLMIPLTLLLILSFAFIIVFIGHQIEKQTKEEVIGQTKGIVKQMSDSVSLFLDQHRKSIELIAKDPVVVQRGVNLAGGKEDIKNQEAVMNSLKRYLTSYKDVLNIYFATPKRTVDIYPAEVPDNFDPTTRDWYKLAMESEGKAIWSEPYIDATTGEYVVTVSQLVTMQNKKIGVIGADISLGVMTSQMDQMHIGYNGEPTIISKQGLGIVHPTEEGKDLTKYDYVQSILDNNQEKGTVGYKKDKQERILVYDTVKEVGWKIGAAYKYDSLLGLSKSIGKYLAVTGVILLLVMIGAILYILNQIIKPIHSLGKLAKEVARGDLSVQVPVTTKDEVGELAKTFNEMVTSMREIISIVNHSADNVTKAAENLSAVSEETNASSEQIAVAINEIAKGAAKSSEESSEATERSRHLGEQINQIANQAGEVREAARQTENVQKAGLGQVETLSSSSTETKMYIDKMEKVILALEAKVKSIELIMQTITDISSQTNLLALNASIEAARAGEHGKGFAVVAEEVRKLAEQSARATDQVKETISDIQEGSGQVVEQMAKTRTNFDSQTAAVEETEVIFKKLSSLVEKMEVSISAINEEISGVASTKNEVLEVMEQIAASSEQSAAASEEISASADEQLHAIQSVAMSSEQLMELSIELKKTVNRFKLHS from the coding sequence TTGAGGTCAATTAAGGCTAAATTAATGATACCTCTTACTTTACTGCTCATTTTATCTTTTGCTTTTATTATTGTTTTTATTGGTCATCAAATTGAAAAGCAAACGAAAGAAGAAGTCATTGGGCAAACAAAAGGAATTGTAAAGCAAATGAGCGATTCAGTTTCTTTATTTTTAGATCAGCATAGAAAAAGTATTGAATTAATTGCTAAAGATCCAGTGGTTGTCCAACGGGGAGTAAACCTGGCGGGCGGCAAGGAGGACATAAAGAATCAGGAAGCTGTCATGAACTCGCTCAAGCGCTATTTAACCTCCTATAAAGATGTATTGAATATCTACTTTGCTACACCAAAAAGGACAGTAGATATTTATCCTGCTGAAGTTCCAGACAATTTTGATCCAACAACAAGAGATTGGTACAAGTTAGCGATGGAGTCAGAGGGGAAAGCTATATGGAGTGAACCGTATATAGATGCGACCACTGGAGAATATGTAGTGACTGTATCTCAGTTGGTAACAATGCAAAACAAAAAAATTGGTGTCATTGGAGCTGACATCAGCTTAGGCGTCATGACAAGTCAAATGGATCAAATGCATATTGGCTACAACGGCGAGCCAACCATTATTTCCAAGCAAGGGCTTGGTATTGTCCATCCGACCGAGGAAGGAAAAGATTTGACTAAATACGACTATGTTCAATCTATTCTTGACAACAATCAAGAGAAGGGAACTGTGGGATACAAGAAGGACAAGCAAGAACGCATTCTTGTATATGATACCGTAAAAGAAGTAGGTTGGAAGATTGGAGCTGCCTACAAGTACGATTCATTGCTTGGTTTATCCAAATCAATCGGAAAATACCTGGCAGTTACCGGCGTCATTCTGCTGCTTGTCATGATTGGTGCCATTCTTTATATACTCAATCAAATAATCAAACCGATTCACTCTCTTGGAAAATTAGCTAAAGAAGTGGCTAGAGGAGATTTAAGCGTACAGGTGCCTGTTACAACTAAAGATGAAGTTGGCGAACTGGCGAAGACATTTAATGAAATGGTCACTAGTATGAGGGAAATTATTTCGATTGTTAACCATTCAGCTGACAATGTCACAAAAGCGGCAGAGAACTTAAGTGCTGTTTCAGAAGAGACAAATGCTTCGAGCGAACAAATTGCTGTCGCCATTAACGAGATCGCCAAAGGAGCGGCTAAATCGTCAGAAGAGTCCAGCGAGGCAACCGAACGTTCTCGTCATCTTGGTGAGCAAATTAATCAAATTGCCAATCAGGCTGGTGAAGTCCGGGAAGCAGCCCGCCAGACAGAAAATGTACAAAAGGCAGGACTGGGACAAGTGGAGACGCTTAGCTCCTCCAGTACAGAAACAAAAATGTATATTGATAAAATGGAGAAAGTCATTCTTGCTTTAGAGGCAAAAGTGAAATCAATTGAATTGATTATGCAGACGATTACCGATATTTCTTCACAAACGAACCTGTTGGCTTTGAATGCTTCGATTGAAGCAGCGCGGGCAGGAGAACACGGCAAAGGCTTTGCTGTCGTCGCTGAAGAAGTCCGGAAGCTCGCTGAGCAGTCTGCGCGGGCAACTGATCAGGTGAAGGAAACGATTAGCGATATTCAGGAAGGATCAGGGCAAGTAGTCGAGCAGATGGCGAAAACACGGACGAATTTTGACAGCCAGACAGCGGCAGTGGAAGAGACAGAGGTTATTTTCAAGAAGTTGTCTTCGCTGGTAGAGAAAATGGAAGTCTCTATTTCGGCTATTAATGAGGAGATATCTGGAGTAGCCAGTACGAAGAATGAAGTGTTGGAAGTGATGGAGCAAATTGCTGCTTCCTCGGAACAATCAGCAGCTGCAAGTGAAGAAATCAGCGCTTCAGCTGACGAGCAACTGCATGCCATTCAGTCGGTGGCTATGTCTTCTGAGCAGTTGATGGAATTAAGCATCGAATTAAAAAAGACGGTTAATCGCTTTAAGCTGCACAGCTAA
- the rpsR gene encoding 30S ribosomal protein S18, whose translation MAGRRGGRKRRKVCYFTANGITHIDYKDVELLKKFISERGKILPRRVTGTSAKYQRRLTIAIKRARQVALLPFVAGE comes from the coding sequence ATGGCAGGACGCAGAGGCGGACGTAAGCGCCGGAAAGTATGTTACTTTACAGCTAACGGCATTACGCATATCGACTATAAAGATGTAGAACTTTTGAAAAAGTTTATCTCTGAACGTGGAAAAATCCTTCCACGCCGCGTAACTGGAACAAGCGCTAAATACCAACGCCGTTTAACTATTGCAATTAAACGTGCTCGTCAGGTAGCTCTTCTTCCATTCGTAGCTGGAGAATAA